A window from Erythrobacter sp. YJ-T3-07 encodes these proteins:
- a CDS encoding flagellin — protein MAFSVNTNVGAMAALQSLNQTNKGLSQVQSRINTGLNVASTKDDSASFTIAQSLRGDVGGLSAVNSSLNRGKSTVDVAIAGAEQISDVLNQMKAKAIQASDDGLDAESRTAINADYTALKEQITTIIASSEFNGTNLLKDDATSTGKVSALQSLDTTSTIGVANQAFETNVTTALGTGLGTKADADTALTEIATVTSTVTSTLSTLGSASRKIEGQLSFNSKLSDVIESGIGNLVDADLAKESAKLQALQVKQQLGVQALSIANQAPQTITSLFR, from the coding sequence ATGGCGTTCTCAGTCAATACCAATGTCGGCGCAATGGCGGCCCTGCAGAGCCTGAACCAGACCAACAAGGGTCTGTCGCAGGTTCAGAGCCGTATCAATACCGGCCTGAACGTCGCATCGACCAAGGACGATTCGGCATCGTTCACGATTGCGCAGTCTCTCCGCGGCGACGTGGGTGGTCTCTCGGCGGTCAATTCCTCGCTCAACCGGGGTAAGAGCACCGTCGATGTGGCGATTGCGGGTGCGGAGCAGATCTCCGACGTCCTCAATCAGATGAAGGCAAAGGCCATTCAGGCGTCGGATGACGGTCTGGATGCTGAAAGCCGTACCGCGATCAACGCCGACTACACGGCTCTGAAGGAGCAGATCACCACGATCATCGCTTCGTCGGAGTTCAACGGCACGAACCTGCTGAAGGATGACGCAACCTCGACCGGTAAGGTTTCCGCGCTGCAGTCGCTCGATACCACGAGCACGATCGGCGTGGCCAACCAGGCCTTCGAGACCAACGTCACCACCGCCCTTGGCACCGGTCTCGGCACCAAAGCCGATGCCGATACTGCACTGACCGAAATCGCCACCGTGACCTCCACGGTGACGTCGACGCTGAGCACTCTGGGTTCGGCTTCGCGCAAGATCGAAGGGCAGCTGTCGTTCAACAGCAAGCTGTCCGACGTGATCGAGAGCGGTATCGGCAACCTCGTCGATGCCGATCTGGCCAAGGAATCGGCCAAGCTGCAGGCCCTGCAGGTCAAGCAGCAGCTGGGTGTCCAGGCTCTGTCGATCGCCAACCAGGCGCCGCAGACGATCACTTCGCTCTTCCGTTAA
- a CDS encoding flagellar hook assembly protein FlgD, translating to MTVISSMTSGVPGNGAGGAAGAELNANFDMFLKLLTTQMQNQDPLDPMETSEYTQQLTQYSQVEQSIQQTAALKDILSALSTQDLAQSANFLGQRAELDSSTAGLSAETPAQWAWHADRPIQSLTATITDARGRVVETRELDPATAGSFVWDGSLASGDTAPEGAYSLSLSGVDAAGQEVPVDIRSTGIIDEVVTRNGAVLLGINGLNFPSTVLARVVTG from the coding sequence ATGACAGTAATTTCCTCGATGACGTCCGGCGTGCCGGGCAATGGCGCCGGCGGTGCGGCGGGAGCCGAGCTCAACGCCAATTTCGACATGTTCCTGAAACTGCTGACCACGCAGATGCAGAACCAGGATCCGCTCGATCCGATGGAAACCTCCGAATATACCCAGCAGCTGACGCAGTATTCGCAGGTCGAGCAGTCGATCCAGCAGACTGCTGCGCTGAAGGACATTCTCTCTGCGCTGTCGACGCAGGATCTCGCCCAGTCGGCGAATTTCCTGGGGCAGCGTGCCGAGCTCGACAGCAGCACGGCCGGCCTCTCCGCCGAAACGCCTGCGCAGTGGGCGTGGCACGCAGATCGCCCGATCCAGAGCCTGACCGCGACGATTACCGATGCACGCGGGCGGGTGGTCGAGACGCGCGAGCTCGATCCGGCGACCGCTGGCAGCTTCGTCTGGGACGGTTCGCTCGCCTCCGGCGATACGGCGCCGGAGGGCGCCTATTCGCTCTCGCTCAGCGGCGTGGACGCAGCAGGGCAGGAAGTGCCCGTCGATATTCGCAGCACGGGCATCATCGACGAGGTGGTCACGCGCAATGGGGCGGTGTTGCTGGGCATCAACGGCCTGAACTTCCCCTCAACCGTGCTGGCCCGCGTGGTCACGGGTTAA
- a CDS encoding flagellar hook-length control protein FliK, which translates to MTQLLSLVPGNSSPSGLSGGATPFPSQGPSFAALLTAPSSQQATQLTGFAGLRNTPGMILDGSQQLARPGMIPGQLAAASGMAGQTLMPDPAMPPVATTVAADVSDQRVDAPLGDNPGQSAIQLADLQPSGDDEGLPTSPGVVAEGDSPATAPDEQARDVAPVSQPNPARPDPIVQATPEQALEQPATPVGENADSAIEQAPVQTDAGPVPVDQPESDPDVVPSADDMPETADGVVVAMPADGMVEAVPAPPARHPSVVSDEPTADDIAQDDSKISVSARDARQAPDAAAPRSTAAQASDNGSTRDFAQLVKDNGADAAAPASEGGDGTADMLAQTRLDPAKPALDTVKHAGSVPGTVSARPGEIGRELGVEIARYTRDGRDSLTIRLDPAEMGEIHIRLQFDDKGTMRAHVTAESAAALDMLRRDSGDLARALGDAGVRTDGQSFQFEARSQGRSDQQGQQNRAENPSGANTAQSEAEADDGAQPARAKRLGSGSLDLFA; encoded by the coding sequence ATGACCCAACTCCTCTCGCTTGTTCCCGGCAACAGCTCCCCTTCTGGATTGTCTGGGGGCGCCACCCCATTCCCTTCGCAAGGCCCCTCCTTCGCGGCACTGCTGACTGCGCCTTCGTCGCAGCAGGCAACGCAGCTCACCGGATTTGCAGGCCTGCGCAACACGCCGGGCATGATCCTCGACGGCAGCCAGCAGCTCGCGCGCCCCGGGATGATCCCGGGCCAGCTCGCCGCTGCGTCCGGCATGGCGGGCCAGACCTTGATGCCCGATCCCGCGATGCCGCCGGTGGCGACCACCGTGGCGGCGGACGTGTCTGACCAGCGGGTCGATGCGCCGCTCGGCGATAATCCGGGGCAGAGCGCCATCCAGCTTGCCGACCTCCAGCCTTCGGGGGACGACGAGGGCCTGCCGACATCGCCGGGCGTCGTGGCCGAGGGGGACAGCCCCGCGACCGCGCCGGATGAGCAGGCGCGCGATGTGGCGCCCGTCTCGCAGCCCAACCCCGCTCGTCCAGACCCGATTGTGCAGGCAACGCCCGAGCAGGCTCTCGAACAGCCCGCCACACCCGTCGGTGAAAATGCCGACAGCGCGATCGAACAAGCGCCCGTTCAGACGGATGCTGGGCCTGTGCCGGTCGATCAGCCCGAAAGCGATCCCGACGTCGTCCCAAGCGCGGATGATATGCCGGAGACGGCGGATGGGGTCGTTGTGGCGATGCCCGCAGATGGCATGGTCGAGGCGGTCCCTGCGCCCCCTGCGCGGCATCCTTCTGTGGTTTCGGATGAACCCACGGCGGACGATATTGCTCAGGACGACAGCAAGATTTCGGTGTCCGCTCGTGACGCTCGCCAGGCACCCGATGCCGCTGCGCCCCGCTCCACGGCGGCCCAGGCATCCGACAACGGCAGCACCCGCGACTTTGCCCAGCTCGTCAAAGACAATGGCGCAGATGCCGCCGCCCCTGCGAGTGAAGGCGGGGATGGCACGGCGGACATGCTCGCCCAGACACGCCTCGACCCTGCCAAGCCGGCTCTCGACACGGTCAAACACGCCGGATCGGTGCCCGGAACCGTCTCCGCGCGGCCGGGCGAGATCGGGCGTGAACTTGGCGTCGAAATCGCCCGGTACACCCGCGATGGTCGCGACAGCCTCACCATCCGCCTCGATCCGGCGGAAATGGGCGAGATTCACATCCGCCTGCAGTTCGACGACAAGGGCACGATGCGTGCGCATGTGACCGCAGAGAGCGCCGCGGCGCTGGATATGCTGCGGCGCGATAGTGGCGATCTCGCCCGTGCGCTGGGCGATGCAGGTGTGCGCACCGATGGCCAATCCTTCCAGTTCGAGGCGCGCAGCCAAGGCCGCAGCGACCAGCAGGGCCAGCAGAACCGCGCCGAAAATCCTTCCGGTGCGAACACCGCACAATCCGAAGCCGAAGCCGATGACGGCGCGCAGCCAGCGCGCGCGAAGCGCCTCGGTAGCGGAAGCCTAGATCTCTTCGCTTGA
- a CDS encoding metallopeptidase family protein, protein MREFGLPVTLNEMEALGRAAIAALPQAFAEQLGDVVFAVEDFADEETLRELGMEDPFELTGVYEGHALTERSIEMSGTLPTRIRLFRRPILDEWAERGDETLEHLVRHVVIHEIGHHFGLSDDDMHALEDMADR, encoded by the coding sequence ATGAGAGAATTCGGACTTCCCGTGACGCTGAACGAGATGGAAGCGCTTGGCCGGGCGGCGATCGCCGCGCTTCCGCAGGCTTTTGCCGAACAGCTGGGCGATGTCGTGTTCGCGGTAGAGGACTTCGCCGATGAGGAGACCCTGCGCGAGCTGGGAATGGAAGATCCCTTCGAACTGACCGGGGTCTACGAGGGCCACGCGCTGACCGAGCGGAGCATCGAGATGTCGGGCACGCTGCCCACCCGCATCCGCCTGTTCCGCCGCCCAATCCTCGACGAATGGGCAGAACGCGGCGATGAGACTCTGGAGCACCTGGTGCGCCATGTCGTGATCCACGAGATCGGCCATCACTTCGGCCTCTCGGACGACGACATGCACGCGCTGGAGGACATGGCCGACCGCTAA
- a CDS encoding peptidylprolyl isomerase — translation MRILFAATAALALATAAFAQEVEAPPPSPGEIVSSAPTDDWIAIDPENLVVMTLPPLDNGTERRIVMQLIGAPFSQGWVANIRTLARAKYWDGSQILRVQDNYVVQWGQPDPEMGVEPKPVPEGLKVMAEGEYTAGSPNWLTGPVLQAKRQPQVFEDWPAPMMTDAYADFASFRDGWPIAGVQGMHLARQWPVHCYGMVGVGRNMSPDTGDGSQLYTVIGHAPRHLDRNIAVVGRIVEGIEHLSSLPRGTGPLGFYEEESKRVPIVSVRMAADLPESERPRFEYLSTASESFARYADARANRRDPFFIQPAGGADVCNIPVPVRRTDAE, via the coding sequence ATGCGTATTCTTTTTGCCGCCACTGCCGCTCTCGCGCTCGCCACTGCCGCGTTCGCGCAAGAAGTCGAGGCGCCCCCGCCTTCGCCGGGCGAGATCGTAAGCTCGGCGCCCACCGATGACTGGATTGCGATCGATCCGGAGAACCTCGTGGTGATGACGCTGCCCCCGCTCGACAACGGGACCGAGCGCAGGATCGTGATGCAGCTGATCGGCGCGCCGTTCAGCCAGGGCTGGGTCGCGAACATCCGCACGCTCGCCCGCGCGAAGTACTGGGACGGCAGCCAGATCCTGCGGGTGCAGGACAATTACGTGGTCCAGTGGGGCCAGCCCGACCCCGAGATGGGGGTCGAGCCCAAGCCCGTGCCCGAGGGACTGAAGGTGATGGCCGAGGGCGAGTATACTGCCGGATCGCCCAACTGGCTCACCGGGCCGGTGCTGCAGGCCAAGCGCCAGCCGCAGGTGTTCGAGGACTGGCCCGCCCCGATGATGACCGACGCCTACGCCGATTTCGCAAGCTTCCGTGACGGCTGGCCGATTGCCGGCGTGCAGGGGATGCATCTGGCACGCCAGTGGCCGGTCCACTGCTACGGGATGGTCGGCGTGGGTCGCAACATGTCGCCCGATACCGGCGACGGATCGCAGCTCTACACCGTGATCGGCCACGCGCCGCGCCATCTCGACCGCAATATCGCGGTCGTGGGCCGGATCGTGGAAGGGATAGAGCACCTCTCCAGCCTGCCGCGTGGCACCGGCCCGCTCGGCTTCTACGAGGAGGAGAGCAAGCGCGTGCCGATCGTCTCGGTGCGCATGGCAGCCGATCTGCCCGAGAGCGAGCGGCCCCGCTTCGAATACCTCTCCACCGCGAGCGAGAGCTTCGCGCGCTATGCCGATGCGCGCGCCAACCGGCGCGATCCGTTCTTCATCCAGCCTGCCGGCGGGGCGGACGTCTGCAATATCCCGGTGCCCGTGCGCAGGACGGACGCCGAGTGA
- a CDS encoding GNAT family N-acetyltransferase produces the protein MSTFALRTADAGDAAAIAALHTANWRSAYAGILDPAYLAGPVEEDRRAVWHERLTAGPDDLEVIVAESGHGIVGFASLFHEREPDWGGFVDNLHSAASVRGQGVGKALLTEAARRVAKRDRHKGLYLWVFERNEAAVGFYRALGGEIAERIMSDWDKAPDEVRYRMHWPRAAALANR, from the coding sequence GTGAGCACATTCGCGCTGCGCACCGCCGATGCTGGCGATGCCGCGGCGATCGCGGCGCTACACACCGCCAACTGGCGCAGCGCCTATGCCGGCATCCTCGACCCGGCCTATCTCGCCGGGCCGGTGGAGGAAGATCGGCGCGCGGTGTGGCATGAGCGTCTCACCGCCGGGCCAGACGACCTTGAGGTTATCGTCGCCGAGAGCGGTCACGGCATCGTCGGCTTCGCCAGCCTGTTCCACGAGCGCGAGCCCGACTGGGGCGGCTTCGTCGACAACCTGCACAGCGCCGCATCGGTACGCGGACAGGGTGTGGGCAAGGCGCTGCTGACCGAGGCAGCACGGCGGGTCGCCAAACGCGATCGGCACAAAGGGCTCTACCTGTGGGTGTTCGAACGCAACGAAGCTGCGGTCGGCTTCTACCGCGCGCTCGGCGGGGAGATCGCCGAGCGGATCATGTCCGACTGGGACAAGGCGCCCGACGAGGTGCGCTATCGCATGCACTGGCCCCGGGCCGCGGCCCTCGCCAACCGCTAG
- a CDS encoding glyoxalase, with product MTELLAYDHVQLAIPKGGEDRARAFFVDLIGMREVPKPDTLSPQGCWFAAGEVALHVGIDPDFRPATKAHPAFLTSDLDVMRVRLEQAGIACRDDKPVAGYRRFFTADPFGNRLEFMQKV from the coding sequence ATGACCGAGTTGCTGGCCTATGATCACGTTCAACTGGCCATCCCCAAAGGCGGCGAGGATCGCGCGCGCGCCTTCTTCGTCGATCTGATCGGCATGCGCGAGGTGCCAAAGCCCGACACGCTCTCGCCCCAGGGCTGCTGGTTCGCGGCGGGCGAGGTCGCGCTGCATGTGGGTATCGACCCAGATTTCCGCCCCGCAACAAAGGCGCATCCCGCGTTCCTCACCAGCGATCTGGACGTCATGCGCGTGCGGCTTGAACAGGCCGGTATCGCCTGCCGCGACGACAAGCCGGTTGCAGGCTACCGTCGTTTCTTCACCGCCGACCCTTTCGGCAACCGGCTCGAATTCATGCAGAAGGTCTAG
- a CDS encoding bifunctional (p)ppGpp synthetase/guanosine-3',5'-bis(diphosphate) 3'-pyrophosphohydrolase, with protein MLRQYELVERVKAYDPDADEAMLNRAYVYTVQKHGTQKRASGDPYFSHPVEVAGLMTDLRLDQQTIATALLHDTVEDTLATIDDIEANFGPEIARLVDGVTKLSKIEQLPENERAAENLRKFLLAMSEDIRVLLVKLGDRLHNMRTLHFIKNEDKRRRIARETMDIYAPLAERVGMYEYMREMQALAFEQLEPEAYATITGRLAEIRSQDSGQVDAIALAIKQALAEAGLSVEVSGREKHPYSIWKKMAERHLPFDQVTDIFAFRVITESVEDCYRAMGVLHTVWQFIPGKFKDYISTPKSNGYRSLHTSLIYENSMRVEVQIRTQEMHRTNEFGLAAHWAYKQHDRPDGQVGWLRDLIEIVDASHDPDELLEHTRLAIYQDRIFAFTPKGALFQLPKGATPVDFAFAVHTDLGAQTVGAKINGRHMPLRTPLANGDVVEIIKGSEAEPQLSWLGFVVTGKARAAIRRAVRNKEREDVAELGSKLYDQIAARTPAKVGKKALREALKRLGMEEEEDLMYAIGAAQITDHEVMEALVPGSTADFEDDPDWGRHKKQAMSIRGLKPGNAYTLAQCCHPVPGDRIVGLRRKGESVEVHNIQCLSLASGIDNDWLDLDWGNRSGLATGRLSVTLYDRRGTIAEMANIVARNNADVRSLDKVRIEDPFATYEIDIEVQDLAHLTRILSALRASDAVAQADRI; from the coding sequence ATGCTGCGCCAGTACGAACTTGTTGAAAGGGTCAAGGCCTATGACCCTGACGCCGATGAGGCGATGCTCAACCGCGCCTATGTGTACACCGTGCAGAAGCATGGGACGCAGAAGCGCGCGAGCGGGGACCCCTATTTCAGTCATCCGGTAGAGGTCGCCGGGCTGATGACCGACCTGCGCCTCGACCAGCAGACCATCGCCACCGCGCTGCTGCACGATACGGTCGAGGATACGCTGGCGACGATCGACGATATCGAGGCTAATTTCGGGCCCGAGATCGCGCGGCTGGTCGATGGCGTGACCAAGCTCTCAAAGATCGAGCAGTTGCCCGAGAACGAGCGCGCGGCGGAAAACCTGCGCAAGTTCCTGCTCGCGATGAGCGAGGACATCCGCGTGTTGCTGGTCAAGCTGGGCGACCGGCTGCACAACATGCGCACGCTCCACTTCATCAAGAACGAGGACAAGCGCCGCCGGATCGCACGCGAGACGATGGATATCTACGCCCCGCTGGCAGAGCGCGTGGGCATGTACGAATACATGCGCGAGATGCAGGCGCTCGCGTTCGAGCAGCTGGAGCCGGAAGCTTACGCCACGATCACCGGCCGCCTCGCGGAAATCCGCAGCCAGGACAGCGGGCAGGTCGATGCGATCGCGCTCGCGATCAAGCAGGCGCTGGCCGAGGCGGGGCTGAGCGTCGAGGTATCGGGGCGCGAGAAGCACCCCTATTCGATCTGGAAGAAGATGGCCGAGAGGCACCTGCCCTTCGATCAGGTGACCGATATTTTCGCGTTTCGCGTGATCACCGAAAGCGTCGAGGACTGCTACCGCGCGATGGGCGTGCTGCACACGGTGTGGCAGTTCATTCCCGGCAAGTTCAAGGATTACATCTCCACCCCGAAGAGCAATGGCTATCGCAGCCTGCACACCTCGCTGATCTACGAGAATTCGATGCGGGTGGAGGTGCAGATCCGCACGCAGGAAATGCACCGGACCAACGAATTCGGCCTTGCCGCGCACTGGGCGTACAAGCAGCATGACCGGCCCGACGGGCAGGTCGGCTGGCTGCGCGACCTGATCGAGATCGTCGACGCCAGCCACGACCCCGACGAGCTGCTCGAACATACGCGGCTGGCAATCTATCAGGACCGCATCTTCGCCTTCACGCCCAAGGGGGCGCTGTTCCAGTTGCCCAAGGGCGCGACACCGGTCGATTTCGCGTTCGCGGTGCACACCGATCTGGGCGCGCAGACGGTCGGCGCGAAGATCAACGGGCGCCATATGCCGCTGCGCACCCCGCTCGCGAATGGCGACGTGGTGGAGATCATCAAGGGCAGCGAGGCGGAGCCGCAGCTATCCTGGCTGGGCTTCGTGGTGACGGGCAAGGCGCGCGCCGCGATCCGCCGGGCGGTGCGCAACAAGGAACGCGAAGACGTCGCCGAACTGGGCTCCAAGCTGTACGACCAGATCGCCGCGCGCACCCCGGCCAAGGTCGGCAAGAAGGCACTGCGCGAGGCGCTGAAACGCCTCGGGATGGAGGAAGAGGAAGACCTGATGTACGCCATCGGGGCGGCGCAGATCACCGATCACGAGGTGATGGAGGCGCTGGTCCCCGGCAGCACCGCCGATTTCGAGGACGACCCCGACTGGGGGCGGCACAAGAAGCAGGCGATGTCCATCCGCGGGCTCAAACCCGGCAATGCCTACACGCTCGCCCAGTGCTGCCACCCGGTGCCGGGCGACCGGATCGTCGGGCTGCGGCGCAAGGGGGAGAGTGTGGAGGTGCACAATATCCAGTGCCTCAGCCTTGCCAGCGGGATCGACAACGACTGGCTCGATCTCGACTGGGGCAATCGCTCTGGCCTTGCGACCGGTCGGCTGTCGGTCACGTTGTACGACCGGCGCGGGACGATCGCCGAAATGGCCAATATCGTCGCGCGCAACAATGCCGACGTGCGCAGCCTCGACAAGGTGCGGATCGAAGACCCCTTCGCGACCTACGAGATCGACATCGAAGTGCAGGACCTCGCCCACCTCACCCGCATCCTCAGCGCGCTGCGGGCGAGCGATGCGGTGGCCCAGGCCGACCGGATATGA
- a CDS encoding M1 family metallopeptidase, translating into MYRLAAIAACAVLATGCSTIDEGTAPASQSGVPIQKAMVSPILTTPDAIDDQTYAQPQVARVTHVALDLDLDFDAKMIGGGAVLNILARDDAKQIVLDSNGLRIDRVTDGQGNPLPFTIGEAEGGKGAPLTIQLNGARQLRIAYRSAPDADALQWLTPEQTAGGKYPYLFSQGQATLNRTWIPTQDSPGIRQTWEARITAPKPLDVVMSGVRQGEPEDLGNGRRAFRFVMDKPVPPYLIAIAAGDIDFRATGPRTGVWAEPATLDRAYNEVADTEQLVEAAEELYGDYRWGRYDMIVLPPSFPYGGMENPVMTFLTPTFIAGDRSNNGLVAHELAHSWSGNLVTNAVWGDGWLNEGVTSYFENRIVEKVYGKSRAEQEAALSYANIIETLDEVGNDAPGTALHNEGDGELIGSAIAYDKGHFFLRTVERAVGRDRFDAWLRQWFDNHAFQPATSQMIYDDMLANLVTSPAEAKQLMLREWIFEPGLPSNVAKPDPAAFATVDAAVTAYADNGTIPTGWSGWTAAEQMRFLDNIPKERSAAQLAALNDALGLSETGNNEVLFLWLELALANRYQPAVPQAEVFLSEIGRAKFVRPLFAVLWDQGDWGRPIAKRIYADTRDGYHAVTRAGVDRLMAAD; encoded by the coding sequence ATGTATCGTCTTGCCGCAATCGCAGCCTGTGCCGTCCTTGCGACCGGGTGCAGCACGATCGACGAGGGGACGGCACCGGCTTCCCAATCGGGCGTGCCGATACAAAAGGCGATGGTCTCCCCGATCCTGACCACGCCCGACGCGATCGACGACCAGACCTATGCCCAGCCGCAGGTCGCGCGGGTCACGCATGTGGCGCTGGACCTCGATCTGGATTTCGACGCCAAGATGATCGGCGGCGGTGCGGTGCTGAACATTCTCGCCAGGGACGATGCCAAGCAGATCGTGCTCGACAGCAACGGATTGCGGATCGACCGGGTGACCGATGGGCAGGGGAACCCACTCCCGTTCACGATCGGTGAGGCAGAGGGGGGCAAGGGTGCCCCGCTGACCATCCAGCTGAACGGTGCGCGCCAGCTGCGCATCGCCTATCGCAGCGCGCCCGATGCCGACGCGCTGCAATGGCTGACCCCCGAACAGACCGCCGGGGGCAAGTACCCGTACCTGTTCAGCCAGGGGCAGGCGACCCTCAACCGCACGTGGATTCCGACGCAGGACAGCCCCGGCATCCGCCAGACTTGGGAGGCGCGGATCACCGCGCCCAAGCCATTGGATGTGGTGATGAGCGGGGTGCGACAGGGCGAGCCCGAAGATCTCGGCAATGGTCGTCGCGCCTTCCGCTTCGTGATGGACAAGCCGGTTCCGCCCTACCTGATCGCGATTGCTGCGGGGGACATTGATTTCCGCGCCACCGGCCCGCGCACCGGCGTGTGGGCCGAACCGGCCACGCTCGACCGGGCGTATAACGAGGTGGCGGATACCGAACAGCTCGTCGAAGCTGCCGAGGAACTCTACGGTGATTATCGCTGGGGCCGGTACGACATGATCGTGCTGCCGCCCTCGTTCCCTTACGGGGGCATGGAAAACCCGGTGATGACCTTCCTCACGCCGACTTTCATCGCGGGCGACCGGTCGAACAATGGGCTGGTCGCGCACGAACTGGCGCATAGCTGGTCGGGCAACCTCGTCACCAACGCGGTGTGGGGCGACGGCTGGCTCAACGAAGGCGTCACCTCATATTTCGAAAACCGCATCGTCGAGAAGGTCTACGGCAAGAGCCGCGCCGAACAGGAGGCCGCGCTCTCCTACGCCAACATCATCGAGACGCTGGACGAGGTCGGCAACGACGCGCCGGGCACCGCGCTCCACAACGAAGGTGATGGCGAGCTGATCGGCAGCGCGATCGCCTACGACAAGGGGCACTTCTTCCTGCGCACGGTGGAGCGCGCGGTGGGCCGCGACCGGTTCGACGCGTGGCTGCGCCAGTGGTTCGACAACCACGCGTTCCAGCCTGCGACCAGCCAGATGATCTACGACGACATGCTGGCGAACCTCGTCACCTCGCCCGCCGAAGCGAAGCAGTTGATGCTGCGCGAATGGATTTTCGAGCCCGGCTTGCCGAGCAATGTCGCCAAGCCAGATCCTGCGGCCTTCGCCACGGTAGACGCGGCGGTGACCGCCTATGCCGACAACGGCACCATCCCCACCGGCTGGAGCGGCTGGACCGCTGCCGAGCAGATGCGCTTCCTCGACAATATCCCGAAAGAACGCAGCGCAGCACAGCTTGCCGCGCTCAATGATGCGCTGGGCCTGTCGGAGACGGGCAACAACGAAGTGCTGTTCCTGTGGCTCGAACTCGCGCTTGCCAACCGGTACCAGCCTGCCGTGCCGCAGGCCGAGGTGTTCCTGAGCGAGATCGGCCGGGCCAAGTTCGTCCGTCCGCTATTCGCGGTGCTGTGGGACCAGGGCGACTGGGGGCGGCCTATCGCAAAGCGCATCTATGCCGACACGCGCGACGGCTATCACGCGGTGACGCGGGCTGGTGTCGACCGGCTGATGGCAGCCGATTAA
- a CDS encoding BLUF domain-containing protein has translation MTVQRLFYSSRIADEHASRGAAMAREIAQASAVRNAASGLTGTLAYIDGHFIQVLEGNLKQVEETFERICCDFRHRELKLLDYHTVPSRLFSEWSMASLVEEDATIGQREALSEVRILATLNAREAIARMRQLLALQDRAVLTA, from the coding sequence ATGACCGTCCAGCGCCTGTTCTATTCGAGCCGCATCGCGGACGAGCACGCGTCGCGCGGGGCCGCGATGGCTCGCGAGATCGCGCAGGCCAGCGCCGTCCGCAATGCGGCGTCAGGGCTCACCGGGACGCTTGCCTATATCGACGGGCATTTCATTCAGGTGCTGGAAGGAAACCTGAAGCAGGTGGAAGAGACGTTCGAGCGGATTTGCTGCGACTTCCGGCATCGCGAACTGAAGTTGCTCGACTACCACACGGTGCCTTCGCGCCTGTTCTCCGAGTGGTCGATGGCCAGCCTGGTGGAAGAGGACGCGACGATCGGCCAGCGCGAAGCTCTGTCCGAAGTGCGCATCCTCGCCACGCTCAACGCGCGCGAAGCGATCGCGCGGATGCGCCAGCTGCTCGCTCTGCAAGATCGGGCCGTGCTTACCGCCTGA